The sequence AATTAATCAATCAGCAATCTAATTAGTTATGCATCCGACTTGGGCAACATACATAGTCTAATTGTGCAACTTTTGAACTGTTCAATCCAATCCCATCCAAAAATGGAATTTCTAACTTGGACATTTCTAATTCTTGTTTTCCCATTGTTTTCAATCTCAACCATATTCCATATCTAAAATATTACACAATCAAAATTCAATGAACATATAACTGCAATTAAAAGGAGATTTCAATTAGTACAAAAATGAACCCTTTTAAATGTTGAGAACAAAAAGATGGGCATAGCACGTATGAAGGAATCTTTAAATATGTGAACTTGTTATGAACAATATCCGGTAATTGcaggtttttcttttaaaacctCTCCATAAACAATTTAATCTGATGTAGCTGGTCCTTGGTTAGCTGCTTCTTGGTTGAGCTCTGCAAATCTCATGCTAACACGCATCCAGTGCTTAAGAAACTTTTCGGCACAGCTGCGTACACATGTATCCTCTTCCTTGGTGAGTGCTTTGCGCCAGAAG comes from Ziziphus jujuba cultivar Dongzao chromosome 6, ASM3175591v1 and encodes:
- the LOC107430565 gene encoding mitochondrial import inner membrane translocase subunit Tim9, yielding MDKSMLADLNLPEEDQKRMSTIVEQLQIRDSLRMYNSLAERCFTDCVDNFWRKALTKEEDTCVRSCAEKFLKHWMRVSMRFAELNQEAANQGPATSD